TGCGAAAGGTGCCGTCCGGGCAATCGAAGCGGCGGGGAGAGATGAAATCAAAGTATACGGAATCGACATGAGTGACGAGGATCTTCAGATCATTCAAAAAGACGGCAGCCCATGGGTGGCATCGGCAGCTGTAGATCCGAAAGATATCGGCAGGGTCCAGGTCCGCTTCCTTTATCAAAAGCTGAACGGAAAAAAAACGCCTGAAAAGGTGAAATTGGATCCCGTGTTCATTGAAAAAACTGCTTTACCGAAAGAATCGATTACAACGGATCAATTGAACGAGCATATTGAAGGATGGGGAGCGAGTGAGCAGGGGTATACAGATGAGCTGAAAGAGCTCGAATCTTCGTTCACAAACTAGAAAGGAGTTGGGAGCGATGGCGTCTCCACTATTGACTATGTCGGGTATCAACAAGAGCTTTTCGGGAGTGAAAGCCTTGAAAAATGCTAGATTCGATGTGCGGGAGGGAGAAGTTCATGCCCTGCTGGGAGCGAACGGGGCAGGGAAAAGCACCCTGATGAAAATTTTATCAGGAGCCTATGTCGGGGACAGCGGAGACATCATTCTTCTCTCTGAAAAAAGAGTCTATGAATCTCCGAAGGAAGCCAAGGAACACGGTATTCACTGTGTCTACCAGGAAGTGGATACCGCCATCGTTCCCGAACTCTCGGTGGCGGAAAATATTTGCCTGGATCAATTCTCTCAAAAAGGTTCCCTCTTCATCACTCAAAAAAAGCTGAAAAAAGAAGCAGAGGCGGCAATGAGTAAAATCGGGGCTGAATCGATCCCCCTGCATCAGCCCGCCGCTTCGTTAAGTCTGGCTGAAAAGCAGTTGGTCCTCATTGCCCGTAGCCTTCTCCACAAAGCAAAAGTCCTGATCCTGGATGAACCGACGGCACCACTTAGTTCTTCAGAAACAGAAAGGTTATTCCAGGTGATAGACGATTTAAAAGAAGAGGGAGTGGGGATCATCTTCATCTCCCACCGGCTGCCTGAAGTGTTTCAGATTTCCGACCGCATCACAGTGATGAGAGACGGTGAGACAGTCGGAACGTATGAAACACATCAAACGAGCTCACATGAAATCATAGAGGCCATGCTGGGTGGGGCATTCCAGACAGATTTCCAGAAGGGCTCCCTTGTGGCAGGTGAAACACTGTATGAGGTAAAGGGGCTGGACGACGGTAGAAAAGTGAAAGATATTCACTTATCGGTCAAGGAAGGAGAAATAGTCGGGGTAGTGGGTCTTGTCGGCGCTGGAAAAACGGAGCTAGCCAAAGCTTTATTCGGAACCTCACACCTTGAAGGAGGAGAGTTCTTCCTCAAAGGGAGAAAGCTCAAGATTCACTCTCCCAAGGAAGCGGTTCAAAATGGATTGGCACTCGTTCCCGAAGAGAGGCGGAAAGAGGGGCTGTTCATTCATGAATCGGTTCAGCACAATCTCAGCTTTCCTTCCTTGAAGAAAGTATCCAACGGGTTATGGATCAATAAGAAGAAGGAACGAAAGCTTGCTCAGGAAAAAATCCGCTCCCTTGGAATCAAGACTGCCCACGAGGACGTTCAGGCGAACTTTTTAAGTGGGGGGAATCAGCAGAAGGTGTCCATCGGGAAGTGGCTGACGGATGAGGCTTCGGTCTTCTTATTTGATGAACCGACCAAAGGGGTGGATGTGGGAACGAAAAAGGAAATCTTCTCCCTCATTCAATCCCTCGCAGAAAAAAGGAGGGGGATTCTCTACTTTTCCTGTGAGTTACAAGAAATCCTGACGATCTCGGACCGGATTCTCGTCATGTATGATGGCCGGATCGTCAAAGAACTAACAAAAGAAGAAGCGACGCAGGAAACCATATTGTTTTATGCTTCAGGAGGGACGGATGTGCATGAAAGGCAAGATACTCGACTTACTATTTAAATACGGTGCCATCGTGCTGATGGCGGTGATCCTTCTCTTTTTCAGTTTCTACAATCCCTTCTTCTGTACATATGGAAATCTGTCAGATATCCTGCGGTCGATTTCCATCGTCACGCTGGTAGCCGTCGGGGTGACATTCACCCTCATTGTCGACGGCTTCGATTTGTCTGTCGGATCGACGGTTTCCTTATCCACGGTCGTGACGGCATCGTTGATGGTCTGGTATGAAGCCCCGCTGTGGATCGTCCTTCTCGCTCCATTACTGGTAGGGGCCGGGGTGGGGTTGTTCAACTCCTTACTGATCGTGAAATTCGGTATTCCCGACCTCCTCGCAACATTGGGGGCCATGTACATCATTTCAGGTGTTCACCGTACATATACAGAAGGTTATTCGATTTACAATCACATGCCCATGACCACAGGAGGCACGGCGCCAGGGGAATTCTCCGACACGTTCCTGTGGATCGGTCAGGGAAAATGGCTTGGCCTGCCGGTACCGGTATGGATCATGCTCGTACTGGTCGCGATTGTGTATGTGATCATGCACTTCACCACGTGGGGCCGCATCCTGTATATGACGGGAGGAAATGAAGAAGCCTCACGCTTATCCGGGGTCCGCGTGAAGCGGGTGAAGCTGATTGCCTATGTTTTGTCAGGCATATTCGCATCGATCGGCGGAATCCTGTTCACGGCCCGGGTCGGATCCGGCCAGATGGACGCCGGTGCCCCGCTGCTGATGGAAGCCGTCGCAGCCGTATTTGTCGGCTTTTCCGTCCTCGGTGCCGGAAAGCCCAACATACTCGGAACCTTCTTCGGGGCAGCCCTGATCGGGGTCCTGCTGAATGGATTGACCATGATGAACCTTCCATACTATGCATTTGAAATCATCAAAGGGAGTGTACTGGTATTAGCGTTGGCCGTGACGTATATTCATGCGAAGAAGCGCAAGGCTTGAAAAAAGAGAGGCATCCCGGTCGGATGCCTCTCGATTACTTTCAGGAATTAGTCCTCATACTCCTCCAACATCTCACGGATCACAAACCCCAATGCGAAATAGAGATAAAGGGCAGCCATGCTTGACGGGAAGCTCACGCGCTCACCGATTTCATCGCCGGGGAGCATCCCTTTGATCACTTTTGTATCCAGGTGAATGTCGGCAAGGTCCATAAGACTTTCTTCCCCTTCCACCATGCCGGACACCGCTACAAATGGCACACCGTCAGCAGAAAGTTTCTTTGCGAAGGCAACGGCCTCTTCATCAGTCGAATAGCGGGTGACGATCAGCACACGATCCGCTTCCGTCAGTTCAATGGAAGAATCATATCGTTTGGCAGAAGGAAGCGGCTCGGCACCGAACAGAGCTTCTGCTGTGACGGCTTCCATTTCACGGTATGCCTTTATGTAGATGCTTCCTTGTCCGATGGCGGCCTGGGCAAGGAGGCGTGCGCCGTCCTCGATTTCGAATTCTTGTTTATCATAAATCCGTTTGAACAGTCCCGTTAACTGTGTGGTGAACATTTTGATCATTAAATTCAATCTCCTTCCATATTCATCTTCGACATTTTTCATCATAACCCTTATTATAAAGGGGAAAAAGGTCTCTAGCAAAATCTTGAGAACAAGCAGGATTTTTTTACAGAAAAAGAGAATAAGTAATAAATATACAATTATTTACCGTCGGAATACATAATTCACTAAAATGTAAAGGGGATTGGGGTATATGAATGAGAAGATTCTGATTGTGGACGATCAATTTGGTATTAGGATTCTATTAAATGAAGTGTTGCAAAAGGAAGGCTACCAAACATTTCAAGCTGCGAACGGCATCCAGGCTCTTGAAATAGTAGATAAGCATTCCCCTGATCTGGTTTTGCTCGATATGAAAATTCCTGGAATGGATGGAATTGAAATCCTGAAGCGGATGAAGCAGAAAGATGCGGATATCCGCGTCATTATCATGACTGCATACGGAGAACTCGACATGATTCAGGAGGCAAAGGACTTGGGAGCGCTTACCCATTTTGCGAAGCCGTTTGATATTGATGATATCAGACAGGCCGTCAGACAGTATATTCCAGTATAAGGAAGTTATTTGAATAGTGAAAATAGTAGTATTTTTAACATTTCGCCTCTGCAGTTGGTAAAATTAATTCTGTTTTGGTATGATACAAGTGAATTTGTTAACTATGTCACAAGGTGTTATACATAACACCGCCATTTATACCAAAATGGTCGACTGACTGAATACAAGGAGGAAATAACTATGCCTTTAGTTTCAATGAAAGACATGCTTATCCAAGCAAAAGAAAAAAGCTACGCAGTAGGTCAATTCAACCTGAATAACCTTGAGTTCACTCAAGCGATCCTGCAAGCGGCTGAAGAAGAAAAATCACCTGTCATCCTTGGTGTATCTGAAGGTGCTGCCCGTTACATGAGCGGCTTCAAAACAGTTGTGAAAATGGTTGAAGGTCTTATGGAAGACCTGAACATCACCGTTCCTGTTGCGATTCACTTAGATCACGGTTCAAGCTTTGAAAAATGTAAAGAAGCGATCGATGCAGGATTCACTTCTGTTATGATCGATGCTTCTCACGGTCCTTTCGAGGAGAACATTGAAACGACTTCTAAAGTGGTTGAATATGCTCACTCTAAAGGTGTTTCTGTTGAAGCCGAGCTTGGAACTGTCGGTGGACAGGAAGATGACGTAGTAGCAGACGGCGTTATTTATGCAGATCCTAAAGAGTGCCAAGAGATGGTTGAACGTACGGGTATCGATACTCTTGCACCTGCTCTTGGTTCTGTTCACGGTCCTTACAAAGGTGAACCAAACCTAGGATTCAAAGAAATGGAAGAAATCGGTGCAGCGACTGGAGTACCTCTAGTCCTTCACGGTGGTACTGGAATCCCTACAAAAGATATCCAAAAAGCGATTTCTTTCGGAACAGCTAAAATCAACGTAAACACTGAAAACCAAATTGCTTCTGCCAAAGCGGTACGTGAAGTACTTGCAGCAGATACAGAAGTATATGATCCACGTAAATACATGGGACCTGCACGCGAAGCGATCAAAGCAACAGTCGCTGGCAAAATGCGCGAATTCGGTTCTTCTAACCAGGCGTAATAGTAGACAGGTAATGTTTGGAAAGTCCTTGCGTGTAGGTTAGGGGCTTTCCTTATGTGGTAGAAAAAGAATGAAGCTGTAGGATGGGACTGGCACCGGGAGAGGTTTATACCTTTTGGGTCAGTCCCTTCCGTTCATTAAAAGATGATTGAAAATTTTGTCGAAAATGGGGTAGAGGAAATGAAATTTTTCATAGACACAGCAAACATGAGTGAAATCAAGGAAGCATTTAACTGGGGTATCATTTCAGGAGTGACGACGAATCCGTCCCTTGTAGCAAAAGAAAAGGGCGTAACATTCGAGGACCGATTAAAAGAAATCACGGATCTTGTCCCTGGTTCTGTAAGCGCTGAAGTCATCGCGTTGGATGCTGAAGGCATGATCAAAGAGGGCCGGGAGCTTGCGAAGATCGCTCCGAATATTACGGTGAAGCTTCCAATGACGCCGGACGGTCTGACGGCTGCATCCACTTTTGCTAAAGAAGGGATCAAGACAAATGTCACGCTGATTTTCAGTGCGAATCAGGCGCTTTTAGCGGCTCGTGCTGGAGCGACGTATGTTTCGCCTTTTTTAGGAAGATTGGATGATATCGGTCATGACGGCCTGGAACTGGTTTCCCAGATTGCCGAGATCTTTGCGATTCACGGCCTGGAAACGGAAATCATCGCGGCTTCCACCCGTCATCCGCAGCATATTACGGAAGCGGCGCTCCGAGGGGCACATATCGCAACCGTTCCTCTTAAAGTGTTGAAGCAACTATTCCAGCATCCCCTGACGGATAAAGGAATCGATGCCTTCTTGAAAGACTGGAACAATCGCTGATTTTAGGTCAATCGGTCCAAAGGAAAAAAATCCGATTATCCTATACATGTTTTGACGAATTATGTATACACTAGTAGACAATACTTCTTAGAACGTCTTCTATTGGAAAAATAATCCTTTTTGTTTTAGGTATAGGGAAGCATGCCCTAAATCGATGAACAGTGGAAGGGAGTTTAATATGGAAAAGCTAAAAATTGCAGGAGGTTATCCCCTTGAAGGTACCATTAAAGTCAGTGGGGCCAAAAATAGTGCGGTAGCCTTGATCCCGGCAACCATTCTTGCTGATTCTCCGGTCACAATCGAAGGGTTACCAGATATCTCTGATGTAAGAACGCTGAAAGATCTCTTAGAAGAAATCGGCGGTACCGTCTCATTGGAAGATGGGGATATGAGAGTAGATCCAAGTCAAATGGTGTCCATGCCTTTACCAAGCGGAAAGGTGAAAAAGCTTCGTGCTTCCTATTATCTAATGGGTGCGATGCTCGGACGCTTCAAAAAAGCGGTCATCGGATTACCGGGTGGATGCCACCTCGGGCCGCGTCCGATCGATCAACATATTAAAGGGTTCGAAGCACTTGGAGCGGAAGTCACCAACGAACAGGGTGCGATCTATCTCCGTGCCGATGAACTAAAGGGTGCCCGCATCTACCTGGATGTCGTGAGCGTCGGTGCAACGATCAACATCATGCTTGCAGCCGTTCGCGCGAAAGGCAGAACGATCATTGAAAATGCGGCAAAAGAACCTGAAATCATTGACGTTGCGACATTGCTGAGCAATATGGGTGCGAAGATCAAAGGAGCAGGAACAGACGTGATCCGCATCGATGGAGTGGACGAGCTTCACGGCTGCCGTCACACCATCATCCCTGACCGTATCGAAGCGGGGACATTCATGATCCTTGCCGCTGCAGTCGGTAAAGGGGTACTCGTCGACAATGTCATCCCGTTACATATGGAATCGGTCATCGCCAAGCTCCGTGAAATGGGAGTGCCCGTCGAAACGAATGACGATCAGATCTTCATCGGAAGAGCAGACAAGCTCAAATCCGTCGATGTGAAAACATTGGTTTACCCAGGATTCCCAACGGATCTTCAGCAGCCATTCACCACGCTGCTGAATCGTGCAGAAGGCTCTGCCGTCGTAACGGATACGATCTACTCAGCCCGCTTCAAGCATATCGATGAGCTGAGAAGAATGAATGCCACAATCAAAGTGGAAGGTCGTTCCGCCATCGTCAACGGTCCCGTCCAACTGCAGGGAGCCAAAGTGAAGGCAAGCGACCTCCGGGCAGGAGCCGCCCTCGTCATCGCAGGCTTAATGGCAGAAGGCATCACCGAAGTCACCGGCCTCGAACACATCGACCGCGGCTACAGCGACCTCGTCGCCAAACTCGAAGGCCTCGGTGCCACCATCTGGCGTGAGAAGATGTCCGTTGAGGAAATGGAGCAGATGAAGTCGTAGTTTCCGTAAAAGTTTTGCCTGTTCGGCCCATTATGTCCTACTTTTTTCGAAAAATAGTCTCTCAAACAGGTTTAATGTGTTACAATAAATCTGTCAATATGTTATACAATTTAAGAATATTGTAAAACAAAAGGGATTACGGGAGGCTATATACATGGAAAGAAGTTTATCAATGGAGCTAGTTCGAGTAACAGAGGGGGCTGCCCTTGCATCGGCACGCTGGATGGGTCGCGGAAAGAAGGATGAAGCGGACGACGCTGCAACTTCTGCCATGCGCGATGTATTCGATACCGTACCGATGAAAGGAACGGTCGTCATCGGTGAAGGGGAAATGGATGAAGCTCCAATGCTTTATATTGGTGAAAAATTAGGGACAGGCTACGGTCCGCGCGTCGATGTAGCCGTCGATCCGCTGGAAGGAACGAATATCGTTGCTTCCGGAGGCTGGAATGCACTGGCGGTACTCGCGGTGGCAGACCATGGAAACCTACTGAATGCACCAGATATGTATATGGATAAAATCGCAGTCGGACCGGAAGCGGTCGGGGAAATCGACATCAACGCTTCTGTCATCGATAACCTGAAAGCCGTTGCGAAAGCAAAGAATAAGGATATAGAAGACGTGGTGGCGACAGTCTTGAATCGCCCGCGTCATGAACATATCATCCAGCAGTTGAGAGAAGCGGGAGCCCGCATCAAGCTGATCAATGATGGAGACGTGGCAGGCGCCATGAACACGGCATTCGATCATACGGGTGTCGATATCCTGTTCGGATCCGGCGGTGCTCCAGAGGGAGTTCTTGCGGCCGTTGCGTTGAAATGCCTTGGAGGAGAAATCCAAGGAAAGCTTCTTCCACAAAACGATGCGGAACTTCAGCGCTGTATCAGCATGGGGCTGGATGTGGACAAGATCCTTCGAATGGAAGACCTCGTATGCGGTGACGATGCCATCTTTGCAGCAACAGGTGTAACAGACGGGGAACTGCTAAGAGGTGTTCAGCTCAAAGGCACATACGGCCTGACTCATTCAGTCGTCATGCGTGCAAAGTCCGGTACCGTCCGATTCATCGACGGACGCCACAGTCTTCAGAAAAAGCCGAACCTGGTCATGAGATAATAGAAACAAGCCATACAGAGAGAGAAACCAACTCCTCTTAAATAAGAGTAACGGATGGGCAGAACACATGCCCATCCACACTCTTATCACTCACTTTTTTTCTTCTTAGCTGAAAAAATGCTGCCTATCTGCCAAATCTACCTTCCTTTTTTTACCCAGTCATTGATTCTTAATGAAAAGTATGGTTACAATAGATAAGGTTTTTATCTTCAGCGTTTTTTCTTTATATATGCTTCAACTATTTCTTCATTTTTAAGAAAATCTATCCTTCTTTTTTTATTTTTAGGTAGGACAAATTAATAAAGCGTGGTGTCATAATGGAAGAGTTAACAATTTCTAGCTTAGAAAATATGAAGCTGAAAGAGCTTTATGAGCTAGCCAAACAATACAAAGTTTCTTATTATAGTAAATTAACAAAAAAAGAATTGATTTTTGCCATCCTTAAGGTTCGTGCAGAACAAGAAGGCTTCTTTTTCATGGAAGGTGTCCTGGAGATCATCCAATCAGAAGGCTTCGGTTTCCTGCGTCCGATCAACTATTCTCCGAGTTCTGAGGATATTTATATTTCTGCATCGCAAATCCGTCGTTTCGATCTTCGAAACGGGGATAAAGTATCGGGAAAAGTACGTCCTCCGAAAGAAAACGAGCGTTATTTCGGACTGCTTCATGTTGAAATGGTGAACGGGGAAGAACCTGATTCTGCGAAAGAGCGCGTGCATTTCCCAGGATTGACGCCTTTATACCCTGACCGTCAAATGAAGCTTGAAACAGAACCGAATAAAATTTCCACACGTGTGATGGATTTGATCGCACCGGTCGGATTTGGACAGCGTGGTCTCGTCGTAGCACCGCCTAAGGCTGGTAAGACGATGCTGATCAAAGAAATCGCGAACTCAATCACGACGAATCATCCGGAAGCAGAATTGATCATTCTTCTGATCGATGAGCGTCCAGAGGAAGTAACGGACATCGAACGTTCTGTTGAAGCAGAAGTGGTCAGCTCGACATTCGATGAAGTCCCGGAAAACCATATCAAGGTCGCGGAACTTGTTCTTGAGCGCGCCATGCGTTTAGTGGAACACAAGCGTGACGTCATCATCCTGATGGATAGTATCACACGTCTCGCACGTGCGTATAATCTCGTCATCCCGCCAAGTGGACGAACTCTTTCCGGTGGTATCGACCCTGCTGCGTTCCACCGTCCGAAACGATTCTTTGGGGCAGCCCGTAACATTGAAGAGGGTGGAAGCTTGACGGTTCTTGCAACGGCCCTTGTTGACACAGGTTCACGTATGGACGACGTCATTTATGAAGAATTCAAAGGGACAGGTAACCTTGAACTTCATCTGGACCGTTCCCTTGCAGAGAGACGCATCTTCCCGGCCATCGACATCCGTCGTTCCGGAACGCGTCGTGAGGAACTTCTTATCAAACCGGATCATCTAGAAAAACTGTGGGCAATCAGAAAAGCCATGTCCGATCAGCCTGATTTCGCCGAGAAGCTTATGCGCAAGCTGAAGCAATCGAAGACGAATGAAGAATTTTTCAATGTGTTGACAGAAGAGTCCAAGAAGCGTTAATCTAGTAATCGAATGATTTTTCAAGGAAAAGGGTGACTGGAATTTCCAGTTTTGCAGGTTGCAAAAATACCTTGTCCTTGTTATAATGATATCAATGTGTTTTTAAAAACTGGATGTGGTAAGGGGCTGGCTATTACTCTCATGCTTATGCTCATATCACATATATCTTCGTAATAAATTACTCTGTCTCAGATGATTCAGGGCGGAAGGAGATGAAAGAAATGAAATCAGGAATTCATCCTAAGTACAACACGATCAAAGTTAGCTGTGCTTGCGGTAACGAATTTGAAACTGGTTCTGTAGCGGAAGAAATGCGCGTTGAGGTATGTTCTGAATGCCATCCATTCTACACAGGACGTCAGAAATTCGCTGACGCTGGTGGACGTGTTGACCGTTTCAACAAAAAATACGGTCTTAAAAATCAACAACAATAATGAAGAGACAGAAGGCCGCATCGAACGCCTTTGTGCGTAGGTGCTCACCCTTCTCTTCTATTAGAAAAACAGGCAAGGATCTTCATGCTTGCCTGTTTTTTATTACGTTTAAAGCAAATGGTTGAAGAAATAGAGGCAGTTCCAATTGAGCTGTGCCTCTTTTTTTCTGCCAAATTACTGAATTCTAAGCATGATTCCCGTACATAAAGGAATGCTTTATACTAATAAGTAGTCCGTTTTCACTAACAGCCAGGCTGTTTTTTATAGATCAATGTGTAAGGAAGGAGAGGCGCTTTCGTGTATGTCATGAAACAAACGGGTTGGGTAGAAGTCATTTGCGGCAGCATGTTCTCAGGGAAATCCGAGGAACTGATCCGCCGGGTCCGACGCACTCAATTTGCCAAACAAGAAATTGCTGTGTATAAGCCAAAACTAGATAATCGCTACAGCGATGAATCGGTTGTATCTCATAATGGTACCTCTGTCATTGCCAAAGCAGTCGAGGAGTCAAGCTTGATCCTTGATGACCTGAATCCAGAGGTGGATGTCGTTGCCATCGATGAGGTTCAATTTTTTGACGAAGGCATCGTCGACGTCGTCCAAAAATTAGCGAACAGCGGATACCGTGTCATTCTCGCTGGTCTTGATCAGGATTTCCGGGGAGAGCCATTCGGCCCGATGCCGGATTTGATGTCCATTGCAGAACAAGTGACGAAGCTTCAAGCCGTTTGTGCCGTCTGTGGTTCTCCGGCAAGCCGTACTCAGCGTCTGATCAATGGTGAACCGGCTTGTTACGATGATCCCGTCATCCTTGTCGGCGCATCTGAAGCGTACGAGCCAAGATGCCGCCATCATCATGAAGTACCGACCGGGATGAGCGTCACTCCGGATATGGTGAAGGAAGTATAAAATTTTTGAACAAAGTCTTGGGTTTGGGGCTTTGTTTTTTTATGTTTTTCTATGTGTAATTGCGTATTTTTACATATATTCCCTCTACGCACATCTACAGCCCGATTCAAACCCATGCATAACCACCCTCCTCCAGGAAAACCTAAAAGCAGGAGGTGTGAAAGCATGAAAAAGATCGCATTAGCTTTATCATTTACCGTTTTCTTTCTTTTGATTACAGCATGCGGGGTGAATCAGGAGTCGGAATACGGCGTGCATAATGACAGCGGCGGTACCCGTTTTATTGATAATCGAAAAGCGGAGATGGATAAGCGCCAGGATAAAAATGTGCGGGAAATCACCGATCAAAATCCCAATTTCCCGAACCTGACCAATTCTCAAGGTACGACTTCCACGACGACCGGTGTGTATGAAGACAAAGCCCGTGAAGTGGTAAGGGATTATTCGAAATTCCAGCCGGATGAGGTCTGGATCAATGGGAATCAAATGTGGGTGACGGCTCATACGAAGAAAGAGATGAACATGGCCGAGACCGATAAAGAGGAAGCTATGCTCAAAGACAAACTGCAAAGAGCGATTCCCCGATACGATATCAATGTGAAAATCACCGAAAGATAATGAAAAGGGGGAGCTCAATCGGCTGCCCCTTTTTACGTAAAATCCTCCCCTCTCCATTCCCGCTCCTCCTTGTGTTTACATACACCATATAATATAATTGTACTGTTATGGATTAAAATTGAGGTGAATAGCTGTGTTCGATCGTTTACAAGCAGTGGAAGATCGCTATGATAAGTTAAATGAACTGTTGAGTGATCCAGAAATTGTGAATGACCCAAAGAAGCTAAGAGATTATTCAAAAGAACAATCAGACATCCAAGCAACGGTAGAAGCATATCGAGAATATAAAGAATTGACCGGGCAGTATAAAGACGCGAAGGCGATGCTGGATGATAAGCTTGATGCTGATATGCGTGAAATGGTGAAGGAAGAAGTTTCCGAGCTTGAAGAGCAAATCGAAGCGTTGGAAGCCCGTCTGAAAATATTATTGATCCCGAAAGACCCGAATGATGACAAAAACGTCATCATGGAGGTCCGCGGTGCAGCAGGTGGAGATGAAGCCGCCCTGTTTGCCGGTGACTTATATCGCATGTACAGCCGCTTCGCTGAATCCCAAGGTTGGAAGATCGAAGTCATGGAAGCGAACTCCACTGGTGTCGGTGGTTACAAAGAGATCATCTTCATGATTAACGGGAACGGTGCATTCTCTAAAATGAAGTACGAAAACGGGGCACACCGTGTGCAGCGTGTTCCTGAAACAGAATCCGGCGGACGTATCCATACGTCGACGGCAACGGTTGCCTGCCTGCCGGAAGCGGAAGAAGTCGAAGTGGATATCCACGATAAAGATATCCGTGTTGATACCTTCGCATCCAGCGGCCCGGGAGGACAAAGCGTTAACACGACCATGTCTGCCGTGCGTCTGACGCATATCCCGACAGGCGTCGTTGTATCATGTCAGGATGAAAAGTCCCAAATCAAGAACAAAGAAAAAGCGATGAAAGTACTCCGTGCCCGCGTGTACGATAAATTCCAGCGCGAGGTTCAAGCAGAATACGATGCGAATCGTAAATCTGCCGTCGGTACCGGTGACCGTTCAGAGCGTATCCGTACGTACAATTTCCCACAAAACCGCGTCACGGATCACCGCATCGGCCTGACGATCCAGAAGCTTGATCAAATCCTAGAAGGAAAGATGGATGAAGTCATCGATGCATTGATCATCGAAGATCAGTCCAAACTTCTTGAAAGACTGGAAGAATAGTCATGGTGACGGTATTTGAAGCCCTGAAATGGGCTTCTTCTTTTTTAGTCGAAAATGGCCGCGATGAGAATGTGGGAGAAATCTATCTGCGGCATTTGCTCGGCATGTCAAGATCACAGCTGCTGGCAGAACAGCGGAGGTCCGTCCCTCAAGAGAAATGGGAAGAGTTTCAGGCGGGCATCCGCCGACATAGCATTGGTGTGCCGATTCAGCATATTATTGGAACTGAGGAGTTTTATG
The DNA window shown above is from Rossellomorea vietnamensis and carries:
- the glpX gene encoding class II fructose-bisphosphatase, which codes for MERSLSMELVRVTEGAALASARWMGRGKKDEADDAATSAMRDVFDTVPMKGTVVIGEGEMDEAPMLYIGEKLGTGYGPRVDVAVDPLEGTNIVASGGWNALAVLAVADHGNLLNAPDMYMDKIAVGPEAVGEIDINASVIDNLKAVAKAKNKDIEDVVATVLNRPRHEHIIQQLREAGARIKLINDGDVAGAMNTAFDHTGVDILFGSGGAPEGVLAAVALKCLGGEIQGKLLPQNDAELQRCISMGLDVDKILRMEDLVCGDDAIFAATGVTDGELLRGVQLKGTYGLTHSVVMRAKSGTVRFIDGRHSLQKKPNLVMR
- the rho gene encoding transcription termination factor Rho, which produces MEELTISSLENMKLKELYELAKQYKVSYYSKLTKKELIFAILKVRAEQEGFFFMEGVLEIIQSEGFGFLRPINYSPSSEDIYISASQIRRFDLRNGDKVSGKVRPPKENERYFGLLHVEMVNGEEPDSAKERVHFPGLTPLYPDRQMKLETEPNKISTRVMDLIAPVGFGQRGLVVAPPKAGKTMLIKEIANSITTNHPEAELIILLIDERPEEVTDIERSVEAEVVSSTFDEVPENHIKVAELVLERAMRLVEHKRDVIILMDSITRLARAYNLVIPPSGRTLSGGIDPAAFHRPKRFFGAARNIEEGGSLTVLATALVDTGSRMDDVIYEEFKGTGNLELHLDRSLAERRIFPAIDIRRSGTRREELLIKPDHLEKLWAIRKAMSDQPDFAEKLMRKLKQSKTNEEFFNVLTEESKKR
- the prfA gene encoding peptide chain release factor 1; the protein is MFDRLQAVEDRYDKLNELLSDPEIVNDPKKLRDYSKEQSDIQATVEAYREYKELTGQYKDAKAMLDDKLDADMREMVKEEVSELEEQIEALEARLKILLIPKDPNDDKNVIMEVRGAAGGDEAALFAGDLYRMYSRFAESQGWKIEVMEANSTGVGGYKEIIFMINGNGAFSKMKYENGAHRVQRVPETESGGRIHTSTATVACLPEAEEVEVDIHDKDIRVDTFASSGPGGQSVNTTMSAVRLTHIPTGVVVSCQDEKSQIKNKEKAMKVLRARVYDKFQREVQAEYDANRKSAVGTGDRSERIRTYNFPQNRVTDHRIGLTIQKLDQILEGKMDEVIDALIIEDQSKLLERLEE
- a CDS encoding thymidine kinase; the encoded protein is MYVMKQTGWVEVICGSMFSGKSEELIRRVRRTQFAKQEIAVYKPKLDNRYSDESVVSHNGTSVIAKAVEESSLILDDLNPEVDVVAIDEVQFFDEGIVDVVQKLANSGYRVILAGLDQDFRGEPFGPMPDLMSIAEQVTKLQAVCAVCGSPASRTQRLINGEPACYDDPVILVGASEAYEPRCRHHHEVPTGMSVTPDMVKEV
- the rpmE gene encoding 50S ribosomal protein L31 translates to MKSGIHPKYNTIKVSCACGNEFETGSVAEEMRVEVCSECHPFYTGRQKFADAGGRVDRFNKKYGLKNQQQ